TGATGGATCGGCTGGACGAGCGTTACGACGACTTGACGACGATCGACATGGCCACTCATCTCTCGCCCGACGACGGCGACGTCGAGTCGCTGTACGTCGAACGCGGGGAAGGAGGCCACTACAGTCCCGAGACGAACGCGAAAATCGCACAGGTGCTGGCCGAGGTCGTCGAGGAGCGGGCCGTCGTGGAATGAACCCGTTCTATCTCGCCGCCGGAATCGCCATCCTCGTCGCTGCGATCGTGGACATCATCTGGACGACCCTCTGGGTCGACGGCGGCTCCGGTCCGCTCTCCGGTCGGCTCACGACCGCCGTCTGGAGAGGGATTCGGATCATCGGCGGTAAACACGACAGGGTGCTCAGTATCGCCGGGCCGCTCATTCTCATCCTCACGCTCGCGATGTGGATCGGCCTCATCTGGATCGGGTGGACGATCATCTTCTCGAGCGAGCCCCTCGCCGTCGTCAGCAGCCGTACTGGCGGTCCCGCCGACTGGTGGGGGCGGTTCTACTATGTCGCCTACACGATGTTCACCGACGGGAACGGCGACTACACGCCCGTCTACGGCGGTGACGTCTGGGAGGTCGCCAGCGCGTTCACGACGGCGACCGGAATGGCGTTCGTCACGCTCGGCGTCTCCTACGTCCTCACCGTCCTCGGAGCCGTCTCGGACAAGCGATCCTTCGCCAGCACTGTCACGGGACTGGGAGAGCGAAGCGAAGCCCTCGTCCGAACTGGCTGGACCGGCGAGGACTTTCAGGGAGTGGACCTCGTCCTCGAGTCGCTCGCGTCGGAGTTGAGCCTGCTCGCGGAACAACACAAGGCCTATCCGATTCTCCACTACTACCACAGCGAGCAGGCCGATCGAGCCTCGGCCGTCGCGGTGCCCATCTTCGACGAGGCGCTCATGCTCCTTCGATACGGTGTTCCGGACGAGCACAGCCCCGACCCCGCGGTCGTCGAAACCGGCCGCTCGAGCGCGCAGAGCTACCTCGAGACGCTCGATACGGCGTTCATCGATCCCGCACCGTCCGTTCCGCGAGCCCCGGATCTCGACCGCTTGCGCGACGACGACATCCCGACCGTCTCGGATCAGGAGTTCGCCGAGGCCCTCGCCGAGGTGACCGATCGACGGCGGCAACTTCTTGCGGTAGTCAAAGCCGACGCGTGGGAGTGGCCGCCCGTCGAGGAGTGAACCGGCTGATCGAGTCGCTCGATCGGTTCCGACGACGTCTCGGATGTATTCAGGTCGTTTCCCGCGGAAACGGGGTGGAGGTTTCTTTGCGTTCCGAACCCACCTTTTCCCATGGAGGAGTACGACTTTCTCGTCATCGGTTCCGGATCAGGGCTCGACGTAGCGAACGCGGCGGCGAATCAGGGGCAGTCGGTCGCGGTCGTCGAGAAGGGGCGACTCGGCGGTACCTGTCTCAATCGCGGCTGTATCCCCTCGAAGATGTTGCTGTACCACGCTGACGTCATGGAAACGATCGAGCGCGCGGACGAGTTCAAGATCGACGCAACGGTCAACGACGTCCAGTTCGCCGACATCGTTCAGGAGGTCACCGAAGACGTTCACGACAGTTCGGATTCGATCCGGCGCGGACTCGCGTCGTCCGACCGCCACGACCTGTACGACGCGGAGGGCCGATTCGTCGACGAGCGAACGATCGAACTCTCCGGCGGCGAACACGACGGCGAGCGCCTCCGCGCGGACACCGTCCTCGTCGCGGCGGGGACCCGTCCCGCGATTCCGGCGATCGAGGGCATCGAGACCGTCGACTACCTCACCAGCAAAGAGGCGCTGCAGCTACAGTCCCCGCCGGATCACCTCGTGATCGTCGGCGGCGGCTACATCGCCGCCGAACTCGGCCAGTTCTTCGGGACGTTCGGCAGCGACGTGTCGATCATCGGCCGGCGACCGAACCTGCTCCCCGACGCCGACGAAGAGGTGGCCGAGGCGTTCACCGATCGCTACGCCGACCGGTTCGATCTGTACACCGGCTACGAGGCCACGAGCGTCTCGAGCGAGGACGGTTCGATCACCGTCGAGGCACGTCCCTACACGTACGGCGATGGCGGCGACGAGAACTCGGAGGAGCCGGTCTCGGTCACCGGCGACGAACTGCTCGTCGCGGCCGGTCGCGTTCCCAACACCGATACGCTGAATCCGGAAGCCGCAGGCATCGAAACCGACGAGGCCGGATTCGTCGAGACCGACGAGTACCTGCGGACGACCGCTGACGGCGTCTGGGCGCTCGGCGATATCGTCGGCGAGTACCTGTTAAAACACAACGCCAACCACGAAGCGCAGGCCGTCACGCGCAACCTCTTCCGGGACGATCTCGAACCGGT
This portion of the Natrinema salinisoli genome encodes:
- a CDS encoding dihydrolipoyl dehydrogenase, which translates into the protein MEEYDFLVIGSGSGLDVANAAANQGQSVAVVEKGRLGGTCLNRGCIPSKMLLYHADVMETIERADEFKIDATVNDVQFADIVQEVTEDVHDSSDSIRRGLASSDRHDLYDAEGRFVDERTIELSGGEHDGERLRADTVLVAAGTRPAIPAIEGIETVDYLTSKEALQLQSPPDHLVIVGGGYIAAELGQFFGTFGSDVSIIGRRPNLLPDADEEVAEAFTDRYADRFDLYTGYEATSVSSEDGSITVEARPYTYGDGGDENSEEPVSVTGDELLVAAGRVPNTDTLNPEAAGIETDEAGFVETDEYLRTTADGVWALGDIVGEYLLKHNANHEAQAVTRNLFRDDLEPVDYSAMPFAVFASPEVAGVGLTEQELRASDREYAKRTYRYEETARGSAMKAEGFVKPIIDLDGEILGCHIIGPEASDLIQEVVVAMTAGSGTVQDIRESVHIHPALSEVVQRAFSGQFTRGGSHDHSHDH
- a CDS encoding potassium channel family protein, with translation MNPFYLAAGIAILVAAIVDIIWTTLWVDGGSGPLSGRLTTAVWRGIRIIGGKHDRVLSIAGPLILILTLAMWIGLIWIGWTIIFSSEPLAVVSSRTGGPADWWGRFYYVAYTMFTDGNGDYTPVYGGDVWEVASAFTTATGMAFVTLGVSYVLTVLGAVSDKRSFASTVTGLGERSEALVRTGWTGEDFQGVDLVLESLASELSLLAEQHKAYPILHYYHSEQADRASAVAVPIFDEALMLLRYGVPDEHSPDPAVVETGRSSAQSYLETLDTAFIDPAPSVPRAPDLDRLRDDDIPTVSDQEFAEALAEVTDRRRQLLAVVKADAWEWPPVEE